The nucleotide window ATTCATACGTTGTTGTAAGATTCAGACGTCCCGCATCTATTATGTCATACGTAGGATTCCCTGCTATGTTATAGCCATACTTGTCTTGGGTTCCTTTCGGATCGGTAACCGTGACTTCCCGCTTCGTATCGTCGTATTGAATGGACGTAACTTTTCCGAGTGGATCTTTCACCTCTGTCAATTTGTTACCCGTATAAGTATACGTGGTTTGATACGGCACTTGAGTCGTATGTTTCGGATCATACACATACCGAAGCAGCCCGTTTTCATAGCCATACCGGTACGTCTTGCCGCGCGGTGTGGTAGAGGATATCAGTTCTTCGCCTTGGTAGGTAAACGTGATCACTTTGTTATCCGGCCCGGTTACTTTTGTCACACGATCTCCTGTATATTCAAACAAAAACGTTCGTCCAGACGCATGTGTAACTGTGACCAGCTTTCCATTTGTATACGTATAGGTTACTTTGTTTCCATATTCATCCGTGATGGATTGCGGTTTCCCTGTCGTAGAGAATGTAATAACAGTTTGATCTTTATCGGTAATGGTATAACCATCCGTTAGTTTCTTTTAAATGCTGTTTATGTATGAATGAGAATAAATATAATTCCTGAACACTCACTATTTATTGAGTGTTTTTATTATTTTACTCTAGAAATAAAAAAGTACCTCTGCAATTAGAGATACTTGTAGGGTGTTCACTTTAGTTAGTGACATCAGATTTTATTAATTCCTTTTCCAAGCGGTTTATTGCTTTTACTTGCGCTGTCGTATCAGTATGAATATACGTATCTAAGGTAAATGCAGCGCAGGAATGACCCAATCGTTCTTGAATAACCTTGGGACTCTCACCGAGTTCATTTAAAAGTGAACCATGTGTATGTCGCAAATCGTGAAGAGTTATTTTTTTGACTTCGCTTTGTTGGATTAGCCTATTAAATTGACGGCGTACATTCTCAACATAAAGTGGAGTTCCGGTAGAAGAACAAAATACAAGATTAAACGGATTGTAATGCTCCCCTAGACTTAACTTTATAGATTTCTGGCTTCTATTTAGTTGTAACAATTCTCGAGTAAGAGTAGCAGGAATGGGCAAATTACGATTGGATCTCATTGTTTTAGTTGATTTTAAAAGAAAACCTTCTTGTTTTGTATAAGCAAGTGACTGCTTAACCTTAATGATTTCATTATCTAAATCCACATTGTCCCAAGTTAAGCCAAGAATTTCTCCGATTCTCATTCCGGTATAAATTGCTAGCATATAAATAAGATGACGGCGCTTTTTCTTAGCAACATCTAAAAACGTATTTATTTCACATTTAGTCCAAATCTCTTTTTCACTCATTTCTATTTTAATAGAGCGAGAATCCCTTACACAGTTATGTTGTACAAGCTTCCATTTGAATGCTGTCTCAAAAGCTGAATATAGTAGTGATTGGAGCATTTTCACATACCTCCTTGAAAGACCTTCCTCAAGCTTTTGATGAAGAAATTCATCAATATGAAAAGTTGTAATATCTCTAAGTACAAAGCCCTCAAAGTATGGAATTATATGCTTGTTTATCATATATAATCTTTGTTCATATGTTGTAATTGAAACTTGTTTTTTAAAATATGTTTCTAGCCAATGCTCAAAAAACTGACCAAATGTCCTTGTATCAGGTAAAAGAAAGCTTTTATTGCTAATACGTACTTGAATTTCCGCAAGAGCATCCTGTGCCTCCCGTTTGGTACGATAACCACTGAATGATTTTTGAATTCGCTTATTCGTGCGAGGATCCCTCCCAATATCAATACGAAATCCCCATGATTTTCTTAGTTTTCTGATTGTCATAACTCTCTTCTCCCTCTATATGCTTTAGTTTGCTAGTCAACAATAATAAAATAAATTATCTGCTTGCTTGCTGTTTAAGCCAACTATAAAAATCCCCGGCAATTACGCGTTTGCAGCGACCAATTCGGATAAGTGGAAATGTTGGATCATCCATTAAAGTATGAGCTGTGGGTAATGATATCTTTAAATAATTAGCTATTTCCTTAGCTGTTAAAATCTCTGTTTCATTCATATATAACAACCTCCGTTATGCTTTACATTTAAACATTTTGAATTGATGTATAGTGAATTGAGCCCTTCTTTCTAATCAAAAAAAGTAAATGCGCGACACTAATATCCTTGCAATTATAATGCTTTGAATTGTTTGAGTGCTTTTACTACTAGTGACTTACCCATCTATCTAAAAACACACTAAGTCACTTTCTGCCTTAGAAATCTCCTGTTGACTGCGCTATAAACAAAACCATTTTTCATTCAGATGTCAATAGGTCATCAATAAAAATATAATATTTTTAACATATCTATATTTAATAAGAAAGGCATGAACAAGATGTGATACAGTCTTTAAATTGTTTACTCATAGATGTAATCTTTAACGGACGAGATTTCATTTCAATAAGGTTTATTTGGTACTAAATCTACAGTGATTAATCGTGCGCGACTTTCTATTTAACTAATTCTCTTGTTATATCTGAGCTATAATCGTGTTAAAGTTTTAAGTATGTCGTAGCAAGAATTAACTAGGGAGGTCTAATACTATGGAGCTGACAAGAGGTAGAGAATTGTATTATCAGTTAGTGAACAATGTGCATCTCGTATTAGAAGAACGTAACGGGTATATTCATGCGGGTGTATGGGATAACGAAGAAAAAAAGTCTAAACGATTAGCTGAAATCCAGGCGCAAAAAGAACGCGTAAAGGTCTTAATCCGAATTAACACACCAGGAATTACGGAGATTGTAGAGTCTTTAGATATAGAGCATGAGGTGGTGCCTGAAAGTCATAACTGGGGTCATTACCGCATGTGGCTATTTGTAAACGAAGAGAGCGACGTTTTGAAAGTGGCTAAGGTGTTACGGATTGTAAAGGAATTAACA belongs to Ectobacillus sp. JY-23 and includes:
- a CDS encoding AlpA family transcriptional regulator produces the protein MNETEILTAKEIANYLKISLPTAHTLMDDPTFPLIRIGRCKRVIAGDFYSWLKQQASR
- a CDS encoding site-specific integrase produces the protein MTIRKLRKSWGFRIDIGRDPRTNKRIQKSFSGYRTKREAQDALAEIQVRISNKSFLLPDTRTFGQFFEHWLETYFKKQVSITTYEQRLYMINKHIIPYFEGFVLRDITTFHIDEFLHQKLEEGLSRRYVKMLQSLLYSAFETAFKWKLVQHNCVRDSRSIKIEMSEKEIWTKCEINTFLDVAKKKRRHLIYMLAIYTGMRIGEILGLTWDNVDLDNEIIKVKQSLAYTKQEGFLLKSTKTMRSNRNLPIPATLTRELLQLNRSQKSIKLSLGEHYNPFNLVFCSSTGTPLYVENVRRQFNRLIQQSEVKKITLHDLRHTHGSLLNELGESPKVIQERLGHSCAAFTLDTYIHTDTTAQVKAINRLEKELIKSDVTN